From a region of the Meiothermus cerbereus DSM 11376 genome:
- the kynU gene encoding kynureninase, protein MTLAEIQALDQVDPLAPKRDEFLLPEGVIYLDGNSLGALPKRVVARLAQVVQQEWGQSLIKSWNTHGWIDLPQRVGARIARLVGAEPDEVVVADSTSVNLFKVLLAALELRPGRKVILSDIANFPTDLYIAQGITELLKRHELRLVSKEEIDKSLDEEVAVLLLTEVDYRTGYRYEMAHLTRLAQQKGALVVWDLAHSAGAFPVHLNQAQVDFAVGCGYKYLNGGPGAPAFLFVARRHQAATRPFLTGWMGHADPFAFSPEYLPAQDLRRLTVGTPAILSLSALEAALEVFEGVDMALVRQKSLQLSDLFIRLMEPLAARYGFQLATPLEHARRGSQVAYRHPEGYAVMQALIAQGVVGDFRAPDILRFGFAPLYLRFEDVYQAVQRLAQVMQSGLWREARFQERAKVT, encoded by the coding sequence ATGACTCTCGCCGAGATACAAGCCCTCGACCAAGTCGACCCCCTGGCCCCTAAGCGGGACGAGTTTTTGCTGCCCGAAGGGGTCATCTACCTGGACGGCAACTCGCTGGGGGCCCTGCCCAAACGGGTGGTGGCCCGCCTGGCGCAGGTGGTACAGCAAGAGTGGGGCCAGAGCCTGATCAAAAGCTGGAACACCCACGGCTGGATTGACCTGCCCCAGCGGGTGGGGGCCCGCATCGCCCGGCTGGTTGGGGCCGAACCGGACGAGGTGGTGGTGGCCGACTCCACCTCGGTGAACCTCTTTAAGGTGCTTCTGGCTGCGCTCGAGCTGCGCCCGGGGCGTAAGGTGATCCTCTCCGACATCGCCAACTTTCCCACCGACCTCTACATCGCCCAGGGCATCACCGAGCTGCTAAAGCGCCATGAACTGCGGCTGGTGTCCAAAGAGGAGATAGACAAAAGTCTGGACGAAGAGGTGGCGGTCTTGCTGCTCACCGAGGTGGACTACCGCACGGGCTACCGCTACGAGATGGCCCACCTGACCCGGCTGGCCCAGCAAAAAGGCGCGCTGGTGGTGTGGGATCTGGCCCACAGCGCCGGGGCTTTTCCGGTGCACCTGAACCAGGCGCAAGTAGATTTTGCGGTGGGCTGCGGCTACAAGTATCTGAACGGAGGCCCTGGTGCACCGGCTTTTCTGTTCGTGGCCCGGCGACACCAGGCGGCTACCCGTCCCTTCCTGACCGGCTGGATGGGGCACGCCGACCCCTTTGCCTTTAGCCCCGAATACCTGCCAGCCCAAGACCTACGCCGCCTGACGGTGGGCACCCCTGCCATTCTCTCACTGAGCGCCCTGGAGGCGGCCCTCGAGGTCTTCGAGGGCGTAGACATGGCCCTGGTGCGGCAGAAGTCGCTCCAGCTCAGCGACCTCTTTATCCGGTTAATGGAGCCCCTGGCCGCCCGCTACGGCTTCCAGCTAGCCACCCCGCTCGAGCACGCCCGGCGCGGCAGCCAGGTGGCTTACCGACACCCGGAAGGCTATGCCGTCATGCAGGCCCTGATTGCCCAGGGGGTGGTGGGAGACTTCCGCGCCCCCGACATCCTGCGCTTTGGCTTCGCACCGCTTTACCTGCGCTTTGAGGATGTCTACCAGGCGGTGCAAAGGCTGGCCCAGGTCATGCAAAGCGGGCTTTGGAGGGAAGCGCGTTTCCAGGAAAGGGCCAAGGTGACCTGA
- a CDS encoding AMP-binding protein, with product MGYSAHLDTFARDNLPPKAQWPELIFSLPELEYPERLNCASELLDQMAAQHPDRPCVRANGLCWTYGELLEQANRMAQVLTQEMGLVPGNRVLLRAPNNPLLVAAWFAVMKAGGIAVTTMPLLRAKELTEVVTKAQVSHALCDGRLREELDNALPNCPTLKQVVYWGEGGSLEALMAGKSEFFQNVDTASDDPAIIAFTSGTTGKPKGCVHFHRDLLAICDTFGKYILRASPEDVFIGSPPLAFTYGLGGLVLFPMRIGAQSVLLERASPELLLAAIPEFRASVVFTSPTAYRAMAPLAQQYDLSSLRKCVSAGEPLPASTRRLWKEATGLELIDGIGATEMLHIFISHTEEAARPGATGKPVPGFQACVLDEAGNPLPPGQIGRLAVKGPTGCRYLADERQRNYVQNGWNITGDTYLVDEQGYFVYQARSDDMIISAGYNIAGPEVEDALLLHPAVAECAVVGVPDPERGQIVKAYVVLQPGLNPSAELVKDLQDFVKQKIAPYKYPRAIEFRSSLPRTQTGKLQRYLLRKEAEEKRV from the coding sequence ATGGGGTATAGCGCCCACCTAGACACCTTTGCCCGCGACAACCTGCCACCCAAAGCACAGTGGCCTGAGCTGATTTTCTCACTGCCGGAGCTAGAGTACCCCGAGCGGCTGAACTGCGCCAGCGAGCTGCTGGATCAGATGGCGGCCCAGCACCCCGACCGGCCTTGCGTGCGGGCCAACGGGCTGTGCTGGACCTACGGCGAGCTGCTCGAGCAGGCCAACCGCATGGCCCAGGTGCTCACCCAAGAAATGGGCCTGGTGCCGGGCAACCGGGTATTGTTGCGGGCACCCAACAACCCCCTGCTGGTAGCAGCCTGGTTTGCGGTGATGAAGGCTGGGGGCATTGCGGTCACAACCATGCCGCTCCTGCGGGCCAAGGAACTCACCGAGGTGGTGACCAAAGCCCAGGTCTCGCACGCCCTATGCGACGGGCGCTTGCGCGAGGAGTTGGACAACGCCCTGCCGAACTGCCCCACCCTAAAACAGGTGGTCTACTGGGGCGAAGGGGGTAGCTTGGAAGCCTTAATGGCGGGTAAGTCGGAGTTTTTCCAGAACGTAGACACCGCCAGCGATGACCCAGCCATCATCGCCTTCACTTCCGGCACCACCGGCAAGCCCAAGGGCTGCGTACACTTTCATCGTGACCTGCTGGCCATCTGCGATACCTTTGGCAAATACATTTTGCGGGCTAGCCCGGAGGATGTCTTTATCGGCAGTCCGCCTCTGGCTTTTACCTATGGGCTGGGTGGCCTGGTGCTCTTCCCCATGCGGATCGGGGCTCAGAGCGTGCTGCTGGAGCGGGCCAGCCCCGAGCTTCTGCTGGCGGCCATCCCCGAGTTCAGGGCCAGCGTGGTCTTCACCTCCCCCACCGCCTACCGGGCCATGGCGCCCCTGGCCCAGCAGTACGACCTCTCCTCGCTGCGCAAGTGTGTTTCAGCGGGCGAGCCACTACCGGCTTCTACCCGTCGGCTCTGGAAGGAGGCCACCGGCCTCGAGCTCATCGACGGCATCGGGGCCACCGAGATGCTGCACATCTTCATCTCCCACACCGAGGAAGCGGCCAGGCCAGGAGCCACCGGCAAGCCCGTGCCGGGCTTCCAGGCCTGTGTGCTGGACGAAGCGGGCAACCCCCTTCCCCCTGGCCAGATTGGCCGCCTGGCTGTAAAGGGCCCCACTGGCTGCCGCTACCTGGCCGACGAACGACAGCGCAACTATGTGCAGAACGGCTGGAACATCACCGGGGACACCTACTTGGTGGACGAGCAAGGCTACTTTGTCTACCAGGCCCGCAGCGACGATATGATCATCTCGGCAGGCTACAACATCGCCGGCCCCGAAGTGGAGGATGCCCTACTGCTCCACCCCGCAGTGGCGGAGTGTGCGGTAGTGGGCGTCCCAGACCCTGAACGGGGTCAGATTGTAAAAGCCTATGTGGTGCTGCAGCCTGGCCTCAACCCCTCCGCCGAGCTAGTGAAGGACTTGCAGGACTTCGTGAAGCAAAAAATTGCGCCCTATAAGTATCCGAGGGCCATCGAGTTCCGCTCGAGCCTGCCCCGCACCCAGACCGGTAAACTACAGCGGTACCTGCTTCGCAAAGAAGCCGAAGAGAAAAGGGTGTAG
- the kynA gene encoding tryptophan 2,3-dioxygenase, with amino-acid sequence MKDTTYQAAHTDFRHDLSYGDYLRLETLLAAQQPLTEAHDEMLFIVIHQVQELWMRLIIHELNSAMGLLQQGIVDPALKMLARVCRAQEQMSASWEVLATMTPSDYLQFRSAFGRASGFQSYQYRLIEFLLGNKEPFMTKPHQHKPEQYRRLEAALRAPSLYDLALRLLAQSGLALPEAVLKRDFAKPYEPQEAVAEAWLTVYRQPERYWDLYYLAEKLVDVEVNFRRWRFSHLTTVERTIGHKKGSGGTAGVAYLKRALEIVLFPELWQVRTLL; translated from the coding sequence ATGAAAGACACCACCTACCAAGCCGCCCACACCGACTTCAGACACGACCTGTCGTATGGCGACTACTTGCGTCTGGAGACACTTCTGGCCGCCCAGCAACCCCTCACCGAGGCCCACGACGAGATGCTGTTTATCGTTATTCATCAGGTACAGGAGCTCTGGATGAGGCTCATCATCCACGAGCTGAATAGCGCCATGGGGCTGCTGCAGCAGGGCATCGTGGATCCGGCCCTCAAAATGCTGGCCCGGGTCTGCCGGGCCCAGGAGCAGATGAGCGCCAGCTGGGAGGTGCTGGCCACCATGACCCCCTCGGACTACCTCCAATTCCGCTCGGCTTTTGGCCGGGCCTCGGGGTTTCAGTCGTACCAGTACCGCCTGATCGAGTTCTTGCTGGGCAACAAAGAACCCTTCATGACAAAACCCCACCAGCACAAACCCGAGCAGTACCGGAGGCTCGAGGCCGCCTTGCGCGCCCCCAGCCTGTACGACTTGGCACTTCGCTTGCTGGCCCAGAGCGGTCTTGCGCTGCCCGAGGCCGTGCTAAAGCGCGACTTCGCCAAACCCTACGAACCCCAGGAAGCCGTGGCCGAGGCCTGGCTTACGGTCTACCGGCAGCCTGAACGCTACTGGGATTTGTACTACCTGGCAGAAAAACTGGTGGATGTAGAGGTCAATTTCCGCCGCTGGCGCTTTAGCCACCTCACCACCGTCGAGCGCACCATCGGCCACAAAAAAGGCTCCGGGGGCACCGCCGGGGTGGCTTATCTCAAGCGGGCCCTCGAGATTGTGCTTTTCCCGGAGCTCTGGCAGGTACGCACCTTGCTTTGA
- a CDS encoding RidA family protein, whose translation MEKLEDRWQVLQPPGWKAPKGYVNGIAAKGRMVFLAGMVGWNHQGVFESDDFVEQTRQALQNIVETLAEAGGKPEHIVRLTWFILSKEEYLAQLEALGQIYRQIMGRHYPAMSVVEVRALIEDRARVEIEATAVIPE comes from the coding sequence ATGGAAAAGCTCGAGGATCGCTGGCAAGTCCTGCAACCCCCTGGATGGAAAGCGCCTAAGGGGTATGTCAACGGCATCGCAGCTAAGGGGCGCATGGTCTTCCTGGCTGGCATGGTCGGCTGGAACCACCAGGGTGTCTTTGAGTCCGACGACTTCGTCGAGCAGACCCGCCAGGCCTTGCAAAACATCGTCGAGACCCTGGCTGAGGCCGGTGGGAAGCCAGAGCACATCGTGCGACTCACCTGGTTTATTTTGAGCAAAGAGGAGTACCTAGCCCAGCTCGAGGCCCTGGGCCAGATCTACCGCCAGATTATGGGCCGTCACTACCCGGCCATGTCGGTGGTGGAAGTCCGGGCCCTCATCGAAGACCGCGCCAGGGTGGAGATCGAGGCCACGGCGGTCATCCCCGAGTAA
- a CDS encoding ABC transporter substrate-binding protein: MKKLVWLLVLLGAIGSLGLAQRSVKIGFVSTLSGGGAALGIDVRDGFNLALRHLNNQLGGLPVEVIVADDQQNPDVARQAVDRMLKRDRVDFLTGIIFSNILLAVGDAIFEEKTFYISPNAGPSEYAGEQCSPYFVNVAWQNDNLHEAMGQYVQTRRFENVFLLAPNYPAGRDALTGFKRYFKGRVVAEVYHRLNQLDFSAEIAQIRATRPKAVYAFEPGAMGVNFIKQYAESGLLREIPLFLPGFSADADVIRAVGRALVGIYNSSQWTLELNNPINQRFVEDFRKTYGRIPTLYASQGYDAALLLDSAIKAVGGDLSKKDELRKAMLAGFNSTRGFIRFSPNGYPIQNYYLRQVIQQPGGEIVNRQVGTIFTNHRDAYVDRCRLR; encoded by the coding sequence ATGAAAAAGTTGGTCTGGCTACTGGTTCTTTTGGGTGCAATTGGTTCTTTAGGTCTGGCTCAGCGCAGTGTGAAAATCGGTTTTGTCAGCACCCTCTCGGGCGGAGGGGCAGCCCTGGGGATCGACGTTCGCGATGGCTTCAACCTGGCCTTGCGCCACCTCAACAACCAGCTTGGGGGCCTGCCGGTAGAGGTTATCGTGGCAGACGACCAGCAAAACCCCGACGTAGCCCGCCAGGCCGTAGACCGCATGCTCAAGCGCGACCGGGTAGACTTCCTCACCGGCATCATCTTCTCCAACATCCTCCTGGCCGTGGGCGACGCCATCTTCGAGGAAAAGACCTTTTACATTAGCCCCAACGCCGGTCCCTCGGAGTATGCTGGGGAGCAGTGCAGCCCCTACTTCGTGAACGTAGCCTGGCAAAACGACAATCTGCACGAGGCCATGGGCCAGTATGTGCAGACCCGGCGCTTCGAGAACGTCTTTTTGCTAGCGCCCAACTACCCCGCCGGGCGCGACGCTCTTACTGGCTTCAAGCGCTACTTTAAAGGCCGGGTGGTGGCCGAAGTCTACCACCGGCTGAACCAGCTCGATTTCTCGGCGGAGATCGCCCAGATTCGCGCGACGCGACCCAAAGCGGTTTACGCCTTCGAGCCGGGGGCTATGGGCGTGAATTTCATTAAGCAGTACGCCGAGTCCGGCCTGCTGCGGGAAATTCCCCTTTTCCTGCCAGGCTTTTCGGCAGACGCCGACGTAATTCGAGCCGTGGGCCGGGCCCTGGTGGGCATCTACAATAGCTCGCAGTGGACTTTAGAACTCAACAACCCCATCAACCAGCGCTTCGTGGAGGACTTCCGCAAAACCTATGGCCGCATCCCCACCTTATACGCCTCACAGGGTTACGATGCAGCGCTGTTGCTGGACAGCGCTATCAAAGCCGTAGGGGGCGACCTAAGCAAGAAAGACGAGTTGCGCAAGGCCATGCTAGCGGGGTTCAACAGCACCCGTGGATTTATCCGCTTTAGCCCCAACGGTTACCCCATCCAGAACTATTACCTGCGTCAGGTCATCCAACAGCCAGGGGGCGAGATTGTAAACCGCCAGGTGGGTACCATCTTCACCAACCACCGCGATGCTTATGTGGACAGGTGCAGGTTAAGATAA